In one Tepidibacillus fermentans genomic region, the following are encoded:
- a CDS encoding chlorite dismutase family protein — MNLNPHATKTTNSPNRPTQYINFIFFKVDPAFRRLSKDEQKRRKDEFQQVVKEYMNHSDLMLLYYSLVGIRADVDFMLWRITNRLELFQEMTTKLLHTGLGQYLTVTYSYLSISKRSMYVDKIEPEHQNSRAFIIPGKYKYLFVYPFVKTRDWYHLTFATRQGMMDEHIQIGNKYPSVKLNTTYSFGIDDQEFVVAFETDEPKDFLDLVQELRETEASRYTLRDTPMYTCIRKNDIDELLETI; from the coding sequence ATGAATCTGAATCCACATGCAACTAAAACAACGAATTCCCCAAATCGTCCAACTCAATACATCAACTTTATTTTCTTCAAGGTAGACCCTGCTTTTCGCAGATTGAGCAAAGATGAACAAAAAAGAAGGAAAGATGAATTCCAACAAGTAGTGAAAGAATATATGAATCATTCCGATCTCATGCTTCTTTATTATTCCCTTGTTGGTATTCGAGCAGATGTTGATTTTATGCTTTGGAGAATCACTAACCGCTTAGAACTTTTTCAAGAAATGACTACTAAGTTATTACATACTGGTTTAGGTCAATATTTAACAGTTACCTATTCCTATCTATCGATTTCAAAAAGAAGTATGTACGTAGATAAAATTGAGCCTGAACATCAAAACTCGCGAGCTTTCATCATACCCGGAAAATACAAATATCTCTTCGTCTACCCTTTTGTAAAAACAAGGGATTGGTACCATTTAACATTCGCAACTCGTCAAGGGATGATGGATGAACATATTCAAATTGGAAACAAATATCCCTCTGTGAAATTAAATACGACTTATTCGTTTGGGATTGACGATCAAGAATTTGTTGTCGCTTTTGAGACGGATGAACCAAAAGATTTTCTCGATCTCGTTCAAGAATTAAGAGAAACGGAAGCAAGCCGATATACCTTACGA
- a CDS encoding leucyl aminopeptidase → MKIEFTNLNVAEIKADLLVFGHYLNEKKPQGKLAELDQVLDGAISDLIQQGDITGKAKETVLIHTFGKIPASRVLVIGLGNYDQFDQDLIREVAAIAVKQGIKVKAKRIASCPFGINHPNVHEHHVTHSFAEGAVLAAYHFEGYRSEKEEHHQIEFIQLMADQVSEELEYGIECGTAYGLGTNLARDLVNSPGNLMTPTKMAEKAVEIARRYGMEYEVLGKEEMERLGMGGLLAVAQGSDQPPKMIVIKYRGREKWDEVLGFVGKGLTFDSGGISLKPAANMDEMKTDMAGGAAVLGAMEAIGRLRPKVNIVAVIPSTENLPSGKAYKPGDVIRTMSGKTIEVLNTDAEGRLILADGITYAKKLGATRIIDLATLTGAILVALGTVTTGAFTNDPAFLEDFKKSAKKAGEKIWQLPTFDEYKEQIKSQIADLKNTGGRNAGSITAALFLDAFAEDTPWIHLDIAGTAFTSKETPTTPKGATGVMVRSLVQIAKHYGKHGMK, encoded by the coding sequence ATGAAAATCGAATTTACGAATCTAAATGTTGCAGAGATTAAAGCAGATTTGTTGGTATTTGGTCATTATCTCAATGAAAAAAAACCACAGGGTAAGTTAGCAGAGTTAGATCAAGTTCTTGATGGTGCGATTTCGGATTTAATTCAGCAAGGGGATATTACGGGAAAGGCAAAAGAAACTGTTCTTATTCATACGTTTGGTAAAATTCCTGCCTCTCGGGTTTTAGTAATTGGTTTAGGAAATTATGACCAATTCGATCAAGATCTGATTAGGGAAGTAGCTGCTATTGCTGTAAAACAAGGAATCAAAGTGAAAGCAAAACGAATCGCTTCTTGTCCTTTTGGTATCAATCATCCTAATGTTCATGAACACCATGTGACTCATTCATTTGCGGAAGGGGCTGTTTTGGCTGCTTATCATTTTGAAGGGTATCGTTCAGAAAAAGAAGAGCATCACCAAATCGAATTCATCCAGCTGATGGCAGATCAAGTATCGGAAGAATTAGAGTATGGAATTGAATGTGGAACTGCTTATGGATTAGGAACCAATCTTGCAAGGGATTTAGTCAATTCCCCTGGTAATCTGATGACGCCGACAAAGATGGCAGAAAAAGCAGTAGAAATTGCTCGCCGTTATGGGATGGAATATGAAGTCCTCGGTAAAGAAGAGATGGAGCGTTTAGGAATGGGCGGACTTTTGGCAGTGGCCCAAGGAAGTGATCAACCGCCAAAAATGATCGTGATCAAATATCGTGGTCGAGAAAAGTGGGATGAAGTTTTAGGTTTTGTCGGAAAAGGTTTAACTTTTGATAGTGGTGGAATTTCGCTAAAACCTGCAGCGAATATGGATGAAATGAAAACAGATATGGCAGGAGGAGCAGCCGTTCTTGGAGCGATGGAAGCGATCGGGCGATTACGTCCAAAAGTAAATATTGTTGCCGTCATTCCTTCTACTGAGAATTTACCATCTGGCAAGGCCTATAAGCCTGGAGATGTCATCCGTACGATGAGTGGAAAAACGATTGAAGTTTTAAATACAGATGCAGAAGGTCGTCTAATTTTAGCAGATGGAATTACCTATGCAAAAAAGCTAGGAGCAACAAGAATTATTGATCTAGCCACTTTAACAGGAGCGATTCTTGTAGCGCTAGGTACGGTAACTACAGGGGCTTTTACAAATGATCCTGCTTTCCTTGAAGACTTTAAGAAATCAGCGAAAAAAGCAGGCGAAAAAATTTGGCAGTTACCTACTTTTGATGAATATAAAGAACAAATTAAAAGCCAAATTGCTGATTTGAAAAATACTGGGGGAAGAAATGCAGGCAGTATTACTGCTGCACTATTCTTAGATGCTTTTGCAGAGGATACTCCTTGGATTCATTTAGATATTGCGGGTACAGCTTTTACATCTAAGGAAACACCGACTACTCCAAAAGGAGCTACTGGTGTGATGGTTCGCTCTCTTGTACAAATTGCGAAACATTATGGAAAACACGGGATGAAATAA
- a CDS encoding DUF309 domain-containing protein: MFRKYPEEYYLFFEKFNEGEYYECHDLLEEIWLTDRQNKFLQGLLQVAVAVYHFENGNIYGSRALFQSAYQYLQPYRPEYWDLDLEPVINFIEKALAVLPQERRISIDEVTKIDFPKIQLHLKQEKL, from the coding sequence ATGTTCAGAAAATATCCTGAGGAATATTATTTGTTTTTTGAGAAATTTAACGAAGGGGAATATTACGAATGCCATGACCTACTTGAAGAAATTTGGTTAACAGATCGGCAAAACAAGTTTCTACAAGGATTATTACAAGTGGCTGTTGCCGTTTATCATTTCGAAAACGGAAATATTTACGGTTCGAGAGCCCTTTTTCAATCTGCTTATCAATACTTACAACCTTATCGTCCTGAATATTGGGATCTTGACTTAGAGCCTGTGATCAACTTTATTGAAAAAGCATTAGCTGTTCTACCTCAAGAAAGAAGGATCTCCATCGATGAAGTCACAAAAATCGATTTTCCTAAGATTCAATTACATTTGAAACAGGAAAAACTTTAG
- a CDS encoding (Fe-S)-binding protein, with protein sequence MKVSLFATCITDMFYPNAGKAAVNLLRRFGVGVDFPQGQTCCGQPAYNSGYMEEAKQAAKQMIRAFEHSEYIIGLSGSCSSMLKKHYVELFEGDPEWYPKAVSLSEKVYEFSQFFVDVLGITDVGAELNATVTLHIACHTRRGMGVVDQPEQMLRAVKGLKFVPLPNAEDCCGFGGTFSVKNPEISEEMVQEKTEHIEETGAEILVGTDLACLMNIGGRLRHNGKPIPMMHIAEILERGLANK encoded by the coding sequence GTGAAGGTTTCTCTTTTTGCAACTTGTATTACTGATATGTTTTATCCCAATGCGGGAAAAGCGGCGGTAAATCTATTACGTCGTTTTGGGGTAGGGGTGGATTTTCCACAAGGTCAAACGTGCTGTGGACAGCCTGCTTATAATAGCGGTTATATGGAAGAAGCAAAGCAAGCTGCCAAGCAAATGATTCGTGCTTTTGAACATAGTGAATACATCATTGGCCTCTCTGGTTCCTGTAGTTCCATGTTAAAAAAACATTATGTGGAATTATTTGAGGGAGATCCAGAATGGTATCCGAAAGCGGTTTCACTCTCTGAGAAAGTGTATGAATTCTCCCAGTTCTTTGTCGATGTATTAGGTATTACCGACGTGGGTGCTGAATTAAATGCCACTGTCACACTTCATATTGCTTGTCATACACGTCGAGGTATGGGAGTTGTCGATCAACCAGAGCAAATGTTACGTGCTGTGAAAGGACTAAAATTTGTTCCACTACCAAATGCAGAAGATTGCTGTGGTTTTGGTGGTACTTTCTCCGTGAAGAATCCAGAAATCTCTGAGGAAATGGTTCAGGAAAAAACGGAACATATAGAGGAGACAGGTGCTGAAATTTTAGTTGGAACAGATCTGGCTTGTCTAATGAATATTGGTGGACGGTTACGACATAACGGAAAACCAATACCAATGATGCATATTGCAGAAATATTAGAACGGGGGTTGGCGAATAAATGA
- a CDS encoding APC family permease: MSTNQLKRLLIGSPLRTKQLSHEKLPKWKALAVFSSDALSSVAYATEEILLVLALIGTGAFAYSLPISLIILFLLLIITISYRQIIFTFPSGGGAYLVAKEHLNINYSLIAGAALMIDYILTVAVSVTSGVAAITSAFPFFIPWRVLLSVLLVVILMVLNLRGIRESATVFAYPTYLFIGSVLLMILFGGYQLWHDGWHGYPQTAIHHGNSLIGSGAILLLFLRAFASGCSAMTGVEAISNGVPAFRSPSPKNAAKTMIWMSVILATMFFGITILAYGYGITPKEHETVVSQIAEHIFGRGILYYFIQIVTMFILFLAANTSFAGFPQLTSIIAKDGFLPRNLTARGDRLVFSNGIILLSVMAIILIIAFHGDSHALIPLYAVGVFLSFTIAQAGMVKSFIQEKGNKWLSKTMVNGIGTLFTGIVTIVTIVAKFTEGAWMVTLAIPIVVLIFYRIKDHYNDVSNELRLEQPIQISEMTSKVIIPISGVSKVVAQSVSYAKSISDDVVAVTVAFDDEQASRMREKWNSRIPNVPLVILRSPYRTLIPPLMKYIDNLEKSSDNMFITILIPQFIVRKWWHTLLHNQTAVVLRTVLLHKKNVVVTTIPFHLRH, translated from the coding sequence ATGTCGACAAATCAATTAAAAAGGTTGCTTATAGGTTCACCATTACGGACAAAACAACTATCTCATGAAAAATTACCCAAATGGAAGGCATTAGCGGTTTTTTCATCGGATGCCTTATCTTCAGTAGCCTATGCAACTGAGGAGATTTTACTCGTATTGGCTTTGATTGGAACAGGAGCATTTGCTTATTCCTTACCGATCTCGCTGATCATTTTATTTTTACTGTTAATTATTACGATTTCCTATCGCCAGATTATTTTTACTTTTCCTTCAGGTGGTGGAGCGTATCTTGTAGCAAAAGAACATTTAAACATTAATTATAGCTTAATTGCTGGGGCAGCATTGATGATTGACTATATTTTGACTGTCGCAGTAAGCGTGACTTCAGGGGTGGCGGCAATCACTTCTGCTTTTCCATTTTTTATTCCTTGGAGAGTTCTATTATCTGTTTTACTTGTAGTGATCCTTATGGTTCTCAACTTGAGAGGAATTCGTGAATCAGCCACCGTATTTGCTTATCCAACTTATTTATTTATTGGTTCAGTATTGCTGATGATTTTATTTGGGGGATATCAACTCTGGCATGATGGATGGCACGGTTATCCGCAAACAGCAATTCATCATGGGAATTCTCTAATAGGTAGTGGGGCGATTTTATTACTTTTTTTACGAGCATTTGCTTCGGGATGTTCGGCAATGACAGGAGTAGAAGCAATTAGTAATGGAGTTCCCGCCTTTCGGTCACCATCTCCCAAAAACGCAGCGAAAACAATGATTTGGATGTCAGTCATTTTAGCAACAATGTTTTTTGGGATTACGATTCTTGCTTATGGATATGGAATTACACCGAAAGAGCATGAAACTGTTGTTTCCCAAATTGCAGAACATATTTTTGGAAGAGGAATACTCTATTATTTCATACAAATTGTAACGATGTTCATCCTTTTCCTTGCAGCGAATACAAGTTTTGCCGGTTTCCCCCAACTCACTTCCATTATTGCGAAGGATGGGTTCTTACCAAGAAACTTAACAGCACGAGGAGACCGTCTTGTGTTCTCAAATGGGATTATTTTATTAAGTGTGATGGCAATCATATTGATTATTGCCTTCCATGGTGATAGTCATGCTTTGATTCCTCTCTATGCAGTAGGAGTATTTTTATCTTTCACGATTGCTCAGGCTGGAATGGTCAAGTCGTTTATACAAGAAAAAGGAAATAAATGGTTATCTAAGACGATGGTCAATGGTATTGGGACCTTATTTACAGGAATTGTGACCATCGTGACAATTGTTGCCAAGTTTACTGAAGGTGCTTGGATGGTTACTTTAGCCATACCTATTGTTGTCTTAATTTTTTATCGCATCAAAGATCATTATAATGATGTTTCCAATGAGCTACGACTGGAGCAACCGATTCAAATCAGTGAAATGACATCGAAAGTGATTATCCCTATTTCGGGGGTAAGTAAGGTTGTTGCTCAATCGGTATCATATGCGAAAAGTATTTCAGATGATGTGGTTGCGGTTACGGTAGCGTTTGATGATGAACAAGCATCACGAATGAGAGAAAAATGGAATTCTCGGATTCCAAATGTTCCTCTAGTCATTTTACGTTCACCATATCGAACATTGATTCCTCCTTTAATGAAATATATTGATAATTTGGAAAAGTCAAGTGATAACATGTTTATTACGATATTAATACCGCAATTTATTGTAAGAAAATGGTGGCATACATTATTGCATAACCAAACAGCAGTTGTTTTGAGGACCGTTTTGTTGCATAAAAAGAACGTGGTCGTTACAACGATCCCATTTCATTTAAGACATTAA
- a CDS encoding 3D domain-containing protein: MSTKNKQPAKLSLLFLLVVISIQLMGFTMIPKQIENRNQNNHVNHDFMNEMFHFFLEDHQLPFLGKLLSKEQKEPIKAKSNETKSQPIFDLSKYEKVHVVATGYTAGKESTGKDKSHPQYGITYSGVRVIRGNYSTIAADLNVFPIGTVLYIPGYGYGVVADKGSAIKGNKLDLYFETIQDVYQEWGKREVDVYVIKKGDGTLTEEVMKEYNRAEPVDAIK; the protein is encoded by the coding sequence ATGTCTACCAAAAATAAACAACCAGCTAAATTATCATTACTCTTCTTGCTGGTTGTAATATCCATCCAATTGATGGGGTTTACAATGATTCCAAAACAAATAGAAAATAGGAATCAAAACAATCACGTGAATCATGATTTTATGAATGAGATGTTTCATTTTTTCCTTGAAGATCATCAATTACCCTTCTTAGGAAAACTGTTGAGTAAAGAACAAAAAGAACCTATAAAAGCCAAAAGTAATGAAACGAAAAGTCAACCTATCTTTGATCTTTCCAAATATGAAAAGGTACATGTGGTAGCGACAGGTTATACAGCTGGAAAGGAATCAACAGGTAAAGATAAATCTCACCCTCAATATGGTATTACTTATTCCGGAGTTCGAGTCATAAGAGGGAATTATTCTACGATCGCCGCTGACTTAAACGTTTTCCCAATAGGAACCGTCCTTTATATTCCAGGATATGGCTACGGTGTTGTTGCCGATAAAGGTTCGGCGATAAAAGGGAACAAATTAGACCTTTATTTTGAAACTATTCAAGATGTTTATCAAGAATGGGGAAAAAGAGAAGTTGATGTTTATGTGATTAAAAAAGGCGATGGGACTTTAACAGAAGAGGTTATGAAAGAATATAACCGTGCAGAACCAGTTGATGCAATAAAATAA
- a CDS encoding LutC/YkgG family protein, with the protein MSKSLNHDQESFLNHISKRLGRERRSNVSPPKYDQFPWDHLYQGMDQEGLIQQFIKNLEAIAGKVRRISLADVANEIINIIDEIQAKKVIIWDDPRLEQYGIEEALKDKIEYMKWETTKGFETLTQYAEKSQMGITVTELGLSETGTIVLYNEGGKGRSVSLLPEVHVAILPSEKIVTRLTQALQMIKRTFDEKGRLPSLINFISGPSRTSDIEMVLTTGVHGPKELYVLIVD; encoded by the coding sequence ATGAGCAAATCATTGAATCATGATCAAGAAAGTTTCTTAAATCATATTTCTAAACGATTGGGACGTGAACGTCGTTCCAATGTTTCACCTCCCAAATATGATCAATTTCCATGGGATCATCTCTACCAAGGAATGGATCAAGAGGGATTGATCCAGCAATTCATTAAAAATCTTGAAGCGATTGCCGGAAAAGTTCGACGTATTTCTTTAGCTGATGTAGCAAATGAGATTATAAATATTATTGATGAGATTCAAGCAAAAAAAGTAATTATCTGGGATGATCCAAGGTTAGAACAATATGGAATTGAAGAAGCGTTAAAAGATAAGATAGAGTATATGAAGTGGGAGACAACCAAAGGATTCGAAACACTTACTCAATATGCCGAAAAAAGCCAGATGGGCATAACGGTGACTGAATTAGGATTGTCAGAAACAGGTACAATTGTCCTATATAATGAGGGTGGCAAGGGGAGAAGTGTGAGCCTTCTTCCAGAAGTTCATGTTGCGATTTTACCTTCAGAAAAGATCGTCACTCGGTTAACTCAAGCGTTGCAAATGATCAAAAGAACTTTTGATGAGAAAGGGCGTCTCCCTTCCCTCATTAACTTCATTTCCGGACCAAGCAGAACATCTGATATTGAGATGGTACTAACGACAGGAGTACATGGGCCAAAAGAATTATATGTTTTAATTGTCGATTAG
- a CDS encoding CBS domain-containing protein, translating to MQQLDQFRDQIMSKEIGSLIIPFQNVITVRSTWNLEKALSKLMESGWSSVPVLNEADEVEGVISKSEILEYARMEKVPYYLDFRRKFVHDAMKQNVPMLSDDTILRYGIELLVDWPYLPIVNHDRKFIGILTRRSVLDYLLKEFYEAE from the coding sequence ATGCAACAATTGGATCAATTTCGGGATCAAATTATGTCTAAGGAGATTGGTTCACTTATTATACCTTTTCAGAATGTGATTACTGTAAGATCAACATGGAATTTAGAAAAGGCTTTAAGTAAATTGATGGAATCTGGTTGGTCTTCTGTCCCTGTTCTAAATGAGGCGGATGAAGTAGAAGGGGTTATCAGTAAATCGGAAATCCTTGAATACGCTAGGATGGAGAAAGTCCCATATTATCTTGATTTTCGTCGTAAATTCGTCCATGATGCGATGAAGCAAAATGTCCCGATGTTAAGTGATGATACCATATTACGCTATGGAATCGAATTACTTGTGGATTGGCCGTATTTGCCTATTGTCAATCATGATCGGAAATTCATCGGAATCTTAACTAGACGATCAGTATTAGATTATTTGCTAAAAGAGTTCTATGAAGCCGAATAA
- a CDS encoding LutB/LldF family L-lactate oxidation iron-sulfur protein — MSKETHQRLVERVNKAKKDQFLKQSLQKAQARFRDGRKARADELGNLEEWKERASQIRRHTIENLDSYLEQFANNVRKLGGKIYFASTDKDAIDYIKKVVKEKDTHSIVKSKSMVSEEMHLNKALEAEGIRMVETDLGEYIIQLANETPSHIIVPAIHKNKEQVAELFSKVAGKELPTDPHELTEFARKTLRQEYFKAEVGITGCNFAIAESGSFVLVTNEGNARMSTTLPRTHIVIMGMERIVPTWEDLDVVLSLLPRHATGQKITSYVTAITGPKQPQDIDGPEELHIVVVDNGRSGILGTKYQEVLKCIRCGACLNVCPVYRHIGGHAYGSVYPGPIGAVLSPLLSDKEDHKELPFASTLCYACSEVCPVKIPLAELLIEHRKDYVDSKRSSFGERMAMKVFGMVAGSQTLYETATKAAHSLTKPVTKDGYFNRALPVLRNWTDVKDMPQPAKETFRDWWNKEGKDAGKE; from the coding sequence ATGAGTAAAGAAACCCACCAAAGATTAGTTGAACGTGTAAATAAGGCTAAGAAGGATCAATTCCTCAAGCAATCGTTACAAAAAGCCCAAGCTCGCTTTCGTGACGGAAGAAAAGCAAGAGCAGATGAATTAGGAAATCTTGAGGAATGGAAAGAAAGAGCAAGTCAGATTCGTAGACACACGATTGAAAATCTCGATAGTTATTTAGAACAATTTGCTAATAATGTTCGCAAGTTAGGTGGAAAGATTTATTTTGCTAGTACAGACAAAGATGCAATCGATTACATTAAAAAAGTAGTGAAAGAAAAAGATACCCATTCGATTGTAAAATCAAAGTCGATGGTTTCGGAAGAGATGCATTTAAATAAGGCATTAGAAGCTGAAGGAATCCGAATGGTAGAAACGGATTTAGGGGAATATATTATTCAATTAGCAAATGAAACCCCCTCCCATATTATCGTACCTGCGATTCATAAGAATAAAGAACAAGTGGCCGAATTATTCTCAAAAGTAGCAGGTAAGGAATTACCTACTGATCCGCATGAGCTTACCGAATTTGCCCGTAAGACGTTACGACAAGAGTATTTTAAAGCAGAAGTAGGAATTACGGGTTGTAACTTTGCCATTGCAGAATCGGGTTCATTTGTTCTTGTTACAAACGAGGGAAATGCTCGGATGAGTACCACTCTTCCACGAACACATATCGTGATCATGGGGATGGAGCGTATCGTACCCACATGGGAGGATTTAGATGTTGTTCTTTCTTTATTACCACGCCATGCGACGGGCCAAAAAATCACTAGTTATGTAACAGCGATAACGGGACCAAAACAGCCGCAAGATATTGATGGTCCAGAAGAGTTGCATATTGTGGTTGTCGATAATGGACGTTCGGGTATCTTGGGAACAAAATATCAAGAAGTTCTCAAGTGTATCCGTTGCGGGGCTTGTCTAAATGTATGTCCAGTATATCGTCATATTGGCGGGCACGCTTATGGAAGTGTCTATCCTGGACCGATCGGTGCGGTATTATCTCCATTATTAAGTGATAAGGAAGATCATAAAGAGTTACCATTTGCTTCAACGTTATGCTATGCTTGTTCAGAAGTTTGCCCAGTAAAAATTCCATTAGCTGAGTTACTGATTGAGCATCGTAAAGATTATGTAGATAGTAAACGGTCTTCTTTTGGTGAACGGATGGCAATGAAAGTGTTTGGAATGGTTGCTGGAAGTCAAACTCTTTATGAGACAGCCACTAAAGCAGCTCACTCTTTAACAAAGCCGGTTACAAAGGATGGTTACTTTAATAGGGCCCTGCCTGTTTTACGTAATTGGACTGATGTCAAAGATATGCCGCAACCAGCAAAAGAAACCTTTAGGGATTGGTGGAATAAAGAGGGAAAGGATGCTGGTAAAGAATGA
- a CDS encoding TPM domain-containing protein, which yields MKKRLRGIFFLLFAITVLFQSISFAQIEIPKPIGDIYVQDFAHVLTPDQKAELIDLGRRLDDATKAQIAVLTVDTTNGIPIEEYATTAFRTYQLGDKKLNNGVLFVIAMNDHKMRIEVGYGLEGAIPDGKAGRILDDFAVPYLKNNQPDLAVMGVYKALYNEVAKEYHLNSDQLVQNRPPDTPAKKSFSLSELVWALIIFVFILIDFIFFGGFFTFTILSLVARGGGGRFGGGGPRGGGGGSSGGGGASRGW from the coding sequence ATGAAAAAGAGGTTAAGAGGAATCTTTTTTCTTCTCTTTGCTATCACGGTTTTATTTCAATCCATTAGTTTTGCTCAAATTGAGATTCCAAAACCTATTGGAGATATATATGTTCAGGATTTTGCGCATGTCTTAACTCCTGATCAAAAGGCTGAATTGATTGATCTAGGAAGAAGATTAGATGATGCCACAAAAGCGCAAATTGCAGTTTTAACGGTTGATACGACAAATGGTATACCAATTGAAGAATATGCAACCACCGCTTTTCGTACCTACCAGTTAGGTGATAAAAAATTAAATAATGGTGTGTTATTTGTTATTGCAATGAATGACCATAAGATGAGAATCGAAGTTGGCTATGGTCTTGAAGGAGCAATTCCTGACGGGAAAGCAGGACGAATCTTGGATGATTTCGCTGTTCCATATTTGAAAAATAATCAACCAGACTTAGCTGTGATGGGGGTCTATAAGGCTCTGTATAATGAGGTGGCTAAAGAGTATCATTTAAACTCAGATCAATTGGTTCAAAATAGACCACCTGATACTCCAGCAAAAAAATCATTTAGTCTTTCCGAACTTGTGTGGGCTCTTATTATTTTTGTCTTTATCCTTATTGATTTTATCTTCTTCGGCGGCTTTTTCACCTTTACGATTCTATCGCTAGTTGCAAGAGGAGGCGGTGGTCGATTCGGTGGTGGCGGTCCACGTGGAGGTGGCGGTGGATCATCCGGTGGAGGCGGAGCAAGCCGTGGATGGTAG
- a CDS encoding LemA family protein, translating to MKKGTIILIVIVAIFAILAFSMIGSYNSFVSQEEAVNQSFAQIQTQLQRRMDLIPNLVNTVKGYAAHEKEVLQGIADARARLAGARTPLEMANANTELNSALSRLIVVVERYPNLKADRQFTQLMDELAGTENRIATARRDYNTAVQTYNQQIKRFPGVIVARLFGFEPKEYFQADENAQKAPSVDFGSQSK from the coding sequence ATGAAAAAAGGAACCATTATTTTAATTGTTATTGTTGCTATTTTTGCAATACTCGCTTTTTCAATGATAGGTAGCTATAATAGCTTTGTTTCACAAGAAGAAGCGGTAAATCAATCTTTTGCCCAAATTCAAACCCAATTACAAAGAAGAATGGATTTAATTCCGAATCTGGTCAATACCGTCAAGGGTTATGCCGCTCATGAGAAAGAGGTTTTGCAAGGGATTGCCGATGCAAGGGCTCGTTTAGCAGGAGCCAGAACACCTTTAGAAATGGCGAATGCGAATACAGAGTTGAACTCAGCTTTAAGTCGATTAATAGTTGTTGTCGAACGGTATCCGAATTTAAAAGCGGATCGACAATTTACGCAATTAATGGATGAATTGGCAGGTACGGAGAATCGAATTGCAACCGCAAGAAGAGATTACAATACTGCGGTACAAACCTATAATCAACAGATCAAAAGGTTCCCTGGAGTGATTGTCGCTCGTCTATTTGGTTTTGAGCCAAAGGAATATTTCCAAGCGGATGAGAATGCCCAAAAGGCACCATCTGTTGATTTTGGGAGTCAATCGAAATGA